The window ATACAAAAAGAAAAATTATCGGCCGTAGGGCAGGTAATTGGCATGGTAATGCATGACCTGCGCACGCCTATTAAAAATATAAAATTGATGACCGAGATGATGCGTGAGGATGGCCTTGAAAGCGACCTGATTGATTTGATTGATAAATCGGCCGAGCAGGCATCATTAATATTTGATGATTTTTTAGATTTTATAAAAAACACCCCTGTTAAAAAAATACCTGTTAACATAAATAAAATTTCATGGGACGCGGTAAAGCAGGTAGAGATAAGGGATGGCGCAGCTGACATTATTATAAATGTTAATGTGCCAGACCCCTTATTTGTAGATGGTGACGAAAGCAAATTGCGCAGAACGTTAAGTAACCTGGTAAACAATGCCGTAGATGCACTTCATGATCGTAAAACGCCTGATGCCACGCTCAATATCAGCGCAGAAGTACAGGGTGATGCGGTGATTATACGCGTAGCCGATAATGGCCCTGGCATTCCTGATGAAATAGCGGGTACTCTTTTTGAGCCATTTGTTACCCGGCAAAAGAAAAACGGAACCGGCCTGGGCCTTGCCATTGTAAAGCAGTTTATAACTGCACACGGCGGCAATATTACAGTGAAAAACGATCAGGGCGCCGTGTTTTTAATTACCCTGCCATTATAGTACCCTAACCTGATATTAAGATGATTGATATTGCATTAAACGGTAATCAACCGGTTGTTAGTGATCCCCATTCGCCGGAAGTTATTGAAGAGCTTACAAAAACAATTGAAACCTACCGGGAGCTGATGCTGGCATCTGATATTGGTGCCTGGGAATATTTTACCGAAACAGGCTTTCTGAATTGTAATGAGGAGTATTTTTTATTGCTGGGCAGGTCAATTAATGAATTTGATACTACGGGCAAAGGTAATTTAAATGAAACATGGATTAATCTTATTCATCCGGAAGACAGGGAAAAAGCAACTGCCCGGTTTGAAGAATATTTAAATAACCCAACCGATAAAATATACGAGAATTTTTTCAGGATGGCACATGCCGATGGCAGCTGGGTGTGGATCTGGTCGCGTGGCCGCTATGTAAATAATAAGCAGGGGAGTAATGCAAAACGGTTAATAGGTACCCATACCGATGTAACGGCATCAAAAAAAGTAGAAGAACAATTGCAGCTTGAAAAAATACTGCTGCGAACCCTTATTGATAATTTGCCCGACACTATTTATATAAAAGATGCTAACGGCCGAAAGATAATAGCCAATGTTGCCGATGTAGCAACCATTGGTGCAAAATCAGAAGCTGATGTAATTGGCAAAACCGACCTCGAATTATTTAATAATGACATTGGCTTACGCGGATATCATGATGATTTAAATGTAATTCAGGAAGGTAAAGCGATAGTAAACAAAGAAGAACTGTTTTTTGACAAGGAAGGCAATAAACACTGGCTGTTAACTTCAAAAGTACCTGTGCGTAATGAAATGGGGCAGGTTGAGCGTATATTGGGCATTGGGCACAACATTACCGAGCGCAAGAAAAATGAAGAAGCGTTAAATAAGCTTAATGAGGAACTAAATCTTCAATCGGAAGAACTGCGCAGCCAGGCGGAGGATTTAAAACTTGCAAACGCGCAGTTGATATCGCAAAAAGAGCAGGAGTTAGAAAAAGCGATAGCACAGGGTAAATTTGAAATTGCATCAGAAGTATTGCACGATATTGGCAATGCGCTGGTAGGCTTTGGATCGTACCTTAACCGGATTAACCGGGTGATGGAGCGGTACAATATTGATACCATTAAAAATCTTGCCTTATTTATAAAAGGGCAGCAAAGCGCACTTGAACTGGCAATTGGTGCCGATAAAGCTAAAGCGCTGGTATCCCTTACAGATAGTATCCATAAATCGCAGGCCGAAAACAAAGGCGAAATTTCAACTGCTGTTACCGAATTGTTGAATATTTTATCGCACATACAGGACATTTTAAGTATTCAGCGCCAGTTTGTTAAAGGGCACGGCGGGTCGCAGGACCGCAAAATGGTAAACCTGGTTAATATCATTGACGATTGTAAGGCTATGCTTCTGGCATCTGCCGATAAAAAAGGCATCCAGTTAAAGGTGGCTGTGGCGCCGGGCGAATATGTTTTAAAAGGCGATCATACCAAATTAATGCAGGTTATTTTAAACGTGCTGAAAAATAGTATTGAAGCTATTGACCTTGAAAAGGACGAAAAAACAATCGAGATTAATTTAAGCACCGCTAATGACTTTTTCGAACTCAGGATGGCCGACAATGGTAAAGGCTTTGATGCCGAAACAGGGAATAAATTCTTCAAAAGAGGGTTTACAACCAAAGAGAGCGGTACCGGGCTGGGCTTATATAATTGTAAATCGATTATTGATAGTCATGATGGCTCATTTCAAATACAAAGCGATGGCCCAAACCTTGGTGCAGTTACAACAATAAAACTACCTTGTAATAGTGTAGCTATACAGGATAAGGCAGCTTTATAAAGCCGTAACAATCATAAACTAATGTTATATTAATTGTGTATTGACGGATAGTCTTCAGCCGGGAGTCTTAAGTTCCAAGTAGAAAGTAAAGCTGACTTTTGACTCAAGACTTTTGACTCAAGACTAATTCAACAACTTATTTATAGCCTGCACCAGCTTATCAATGTCAAAAGGCTTGGGGATATAAATATCGTAGTTGAAATTGGCTAATGAGATGGCCTGGCGATGATAAGCCGAAATAAGTATAACGGGGATATGGTTGGTTTCTTTGGTGCTTTTAATGGTTTGGCAAATTTTACCACCATTCATACCTGGTAACATATAGTCGGTTAGCACAAGGTCGGGTTTGTAGGTTTTTATAGATTCAATAATATCATTAGTATGGGTTAAACCCGTGACCGCAAAATTATGGTAAACCAAAACGTTTTCAATTGTACTTAAAATGTCGGTATCATCCTCAATTACCAAAATGCTTTTCAACATGGATAAAGAAGTTTAGTTAAATATTAATATTACGGTGCTGAAGCTTTAGGCAACTTCAAAAATGGCCTCGGCCTTTTGCCTGTTCATTGGTTTTGATATAAAATCAAACACCAAGGGGTTCGTGCGCGACCGGTTAATGTCCTTAATTGATATCGACGAAGATAGAAGATATATTTTACTTTGCTTAAGTGGATCGATATTTAATCGCCTGAACTCCTCTAAAAAGTCCCACCCATCCATAACGGGCATCGTTAAGTCTAAAAATATATAATCTGGAAAAAGATGAGGTTCGGTTTTGCTGATATGCATTAGTTTGGCAATAGCGCTTCGGGCGTCGCTGCAGGCATCTATCCTTGAATTTGACATTACCCTTTTTACCACCTTTTCAAAAATAATATTATCAATCTCGCCGTCATCTATCACCAGGATATTGGAGGCCATGTTTTTTTGATCCATTGAAATTAAACTAATATTTGCGAAAATGTTTGTTAAGGAAAAAGTTTCCTTTTGGTTTAATCTGTTTTAATTATAGGGGAATAAAAACAGGACTATGCAAAAGCTAATTTAGTTATTTAAGATTAAAATAAAAAAACACTTATTGGTTAAATACCCCGTTTTTTAACGGGGTATGCAATAGGTGTTTTAACGGGGTGTATAACATCCCTATGTTAAGTATGGTCTT is drawn from Mucilaginibacter ginsenosidivorax and contains these coding sequences:
- a CDS encoding PAS domain S-box protein — translated: MIDIALNGNQPVVSDPHSPEVIEELTKTIETYRELMLASDIGAWEYFTETGFLNCNEEYFLLLGRSINEFDTTGKGNLNETWINLIHPEDREKATARFEEYLNNPTDKIYENFFRMAHADGSWVWIWSRGRYVNNKQGSNAKRLIGTHTDVTASKKVEEQLQLEKILLRTLIDNLPDTIYIKDANGRKIIANVADVATIGAKSEADVIGKTDLELFNNDIGLRGYHDDLNVIQEGKAIVNKEELFFDKEGNKHWLLTSKVPVRNEMGQVERILGIGHNITERKKNEEALNKLNEELNLQSEELRSQAEDLKLANAQLISQKEQELEKAIAQGKFEIASEVLHDIGNALVGFGSYLNRINRVMERYNIDTIKNLALFIKGQQSALELAIGADKAKALVSLTDSIHKSQAENKGEISTAVTELLNILSHIQDILSIQRQFVKGHGGSQDRKMVNLVNIIDDCKAMLLASADKKGIQLKVAVAPGEYVLKGDHTKLMQVILNVLKNSIEAIDLEKDEKTIEINLSTANDFFELRMADNGKGFDAETGNKFFKRGFTTKESGTGLGLYNCKSIIDSHDGSFQIQSDGPNLGAVTTIKLPCNSVAIQDKAAL
- a CDS encoding response regulator; this encodes MLKSILVIEDDTDILSTIENVLVYHNFAVTGLTHTNDIIESIKTYKPDLVLTDYMLPGMNGGKICQTIKSTKETNHIPVILISAYHRQAISLANFNYDIYIPKPFDIDKLVQAINKLLN
- a CDS encoding response regulator codes for the protein MDQKNMASNILVIDDGEIDNIIFEKVVKRVMSNSRIDACSDARSAIAKLMHISKTEPHLFPDYIFLDLTMPVMDGWDFLEEFRRLNIDPLKQSKIYLLSSSISIKDINRSRTNPLVFDFISKPMNRQKAEAIFEVA